In the Narcine bancroftii isolate sNarBan1 unplaced genomic scaffold, sNarBan1.hap1 Scaffold_290, whole genome shotgun sequence genome, one interval contains:
- the LOC138750884 gene encoding uncharacterized protein → MGIMSSKEESPGSGCEHQIATYSPLGLMLSEWGTGKTRGKDKLTMVRYCCIEWVKYPVKGSSVYWPKFGSEDEWMCQALNIWLYQNQRDNVESREYAACWLKGPIEQLVLNEKEFRDKREEEPFVPESQGWDVLYSLPPHVPPMPAPIFPSPPMTYPSAPPPPPPPLEKKEENRSGMVTRSQSARLPPPLTVEVEHCNSEQREIPQEEVAEPCDSLLREQEHKSKKPEISWMRPLREVPVGEGLGFVNVPLTSTEVRNFKKELFSLIEDPQGCAEQLDQFLGPSLYTWEELTSIFKTLFTLDERGMIRQAGIRVWDKEHQGGHEATPGEVKFPLTKPNWDKNTSGGRTLMEEYRINLIKGIKESVPKGQNFKKAFEVPQGPEETPSAFLNRLRTAIQQYGGLDIESPAGEQLVLTGFVTNSAPDIRRKLQKTENWHEQGITQLLQIAQRAFVQRAEDKQKGKAKILLQTVKGIVADHHEKDKDYWPTSVRGEGSHGWGGGDPSRWMSRGGFWGRRMPPRNFGKDLETGPLICFHCKKEGHFKKECPLRAMDTRSYALMEADHE, encoded by the coding sequence atgggaataatgagcagcaaggaagagagtcctggttcaggatgtgaacaccagatagctacgtacagcccgcttgggttgatgttatctgagtggggcacgggaaagacccgtgggaaagacaaactgacaatggtcaggtattgttgtattgaatgggttaaatacccggttaaagggagctccgtgtactggccaaagttcggatccgaggatgaatggatgtgtcaagctttgaacatctggctctatcaaaaccagagagacaatgttgagagcagggaatatgcagcctgctggctcaagggacccattgaacaactggttttgaatgagaaagaattcagggataagagagaggaggaaccttttgtccctgaatcacaggggtgggatgtgttatattccctccctccacatgttcctcctatgccggctcctatctttccttcccctcctatgacctacccttctgcacctccccctcctcccccaccactagagaagaaagaagagaaccggagtggtatggtgactcgctcacaaagtgctcgattaccacctccgttgacagtagaggtagaacattgtaattcagaacagcgtgagatccctcaggaagaagtggcagaaccctgcgattcacttctcagggaacaggaacacaaatctaagaaaccagaaatcagctggatgcgacccctgcgggaggttcccgtgggagaaggtcttgggttcgtaaatgtgcccctgaccagcactgaagtacgtaattttaagaaagaattattctccctgatagaagatccccagggatgtgccgaacagttagaccaatttttgggaccaagtctgtatacttgggaggaattaacatccatctttaagactctgtttaccttagatgagcggggaatgatccgacaggcaggcattagagtatgggataaggaacaccaagggggacacgaggcgacccctggagaagtcaaattccccctcacaaaacctaattgggacaaaaataccagtggtggccgcacactgatggaggaatacaggattaatttgatcaaaggaatcaaggaatctgtccccaaaggacagaacttcaaaaaagcctttgaggttccccaaggtcccgaggagaccccctctgcatttctcaatagattgcgcacggcaattcaacaatatgggggtctcgacatagaatccccagcaggggaacaattggttctaacgggttttgttaccaactcagccccagacatcagaagaaagctacaaaagacagaaaattggcacgagcaaggaattacccagttactgcagattgctcagagagcatttgtccagagggcagaggataaacaaaaagggaaagctaaaattctattacaaacagtcaaaggaatagtagctgaccatcacgaaaaagataaagattactggccaacttctgtacgaggtgaggggagccacgggtggggaggtggagaccccagcaggtggatgagtagaggaggattctggggacgacgtatgccccctagaaattttgggaaagatttggaaacaggaccccttatttgttttcattgtaaaaaggaagggcactttaaaaaggaatgcccactgcgagcaatggacacacgttcctatgccctgatggaagctgatcacgaatag
- the LOC138750885 gene encoding zinc finger protein 664-like: MSAHQQANRVKRQFTCVESRKGFTKSSHHLTHQSVHSGEKPFTCFECGKGFSRSPDLLTHWQVHTGEWAFTCPECGKCFTHSSNLNSHLRIHTRERPFTCPVCGKCFIHSSHLKSHRRIHTGERPFTCLACGKGFTRSSSLKIHRRIHTGERPFTCPECSKGFARSSGLKSHQQIHNSERPFTSTE; encoded by the coding sequence ATGAGTGCCCACCAGCAGGCCAACAGGGTGAAGCGGCAGTTCACCTGCGTGGAGTCCAGAAAGGGGTTTACTAAGTCCTCCCACCACCTAACCCACCAGAGTGTCCACTCTGGGGAGAAGCCCTTCACCTGCTTTGAGTGTGGAAAGGGGTTCAGTCGATCTCCAGACTTGCTGACCCACTGGCAGGTTCACACTGGCGAGTGggccttcacctgccccgagtgcggcaAGTGCTTCACCCACTCCTCTAACCTGAATTCTCACCTGAGGATCCACActagggagaggcccttcacctgccctgtgtGTGGCAAgtgtttcatccattcctctcaCTTGAAGTCCCATCGGCGGATCCACACTggtgagaggcccttcacctgccttgCGTGTGGTAAGGGCTTCACCCGCTCCTCCAGCCTGAAGATCCACAGGCggatccacaccggggagaggcccttcacctgccctgagtgcagcAAGGGCTTCGCCCGCTCTTCTGGCCTGAAGTCCCACCAGCAGATCCACAACAGTGAGAGGCCCTTCACATCCACCGAGTGA